In Nonlabens agnitus, the DNA window TGATAAATTTAACCATATACCTATTTTATGCATCAAATTATGCCTTATTAACTGGTATAAATAATCTATTAACAGATAAAAAGAATTAAAACAAGATAAAAAGTATTTTATAAAGCTGAAATAATGAATATTGGGTCTAATTAATATATATTAGAATGATTAAAAGTAAAATGATTCGCAATTGTTTATAAAAATGAATTTATGAAAAAGTCCCTATTCATCTTTTGCTTTCTGTGTTTTGTCATCTCGTTCGCACAAGTGGGAATAGGTACGGCAATGCCAGACCCTTCAGCTTTGTTAGATATAAGTTCTTCTACTCAAGGAATGCTGGCTCCTAGAATGACTACTACCCAACGGCTAGCTATTGTTTCACCGGCCAATGGGTTGTTAGTTTATGATACAGACGAGAATCGCTTTTTCTTTTATGAAGATGATTCCTGGTCGTCATTAGACCCAGTAAAGAAAAGAACCAATTACAAGCTCGTCCAGTCTATTGCAGATCTCACCGATGAGCTTACTGCAGGAAGTGGATCTAAATATGTATTAAACACAGATTTTCTTTATGAGATTAACGGGACCATCATTTTTGATTTCCCGATTGATTTGAACGGCGCTTATATAGAAGGAGTAGATTCTTCAGAAGATATACTTGTAAATAATTCCAGTGGTAGTCTATTTGAAGGGACTAGTGGTGGCGGTTTGCGCAACCTGACCTTGTCAGGTAACGGCAAGCAACTCTTTGACATCACCGGTACCGCAACAGATTTGTTATTGATCAATAATACCGTCATTGCAGGTGCCAGCACGGTAGGAACCTTGAGTGGTTTAGGCACAGTGTTTCTAAGCGTCACACAGTATATTTCTAATATGGATGGACTTACTATTGATAATATTGATAACTTCTTTGTTAGCAATATCTTTTGGACAGAAACAAACACGGGTACTTTTATGGAGTTTACAGGTTCTTTCGAAGATCTTCAAATGAATGGAGGTCGCGTAGTGACAGATTCTGGAGAAATCGGAATTGATGTGAGCGCTAATCCAAATATTGTAAACGATGCCACTTTAGCTGAATTAAGTTTTGTGGGTGATGGAACTTTCGTAGAAGGATATACCGTAGGTTCCTACACAGGCTTTAATTTTACAAATGATTGGAATGTTAATTGTTCTGGAATACCTGCAGAAACAGACGTACAGGCTACTGGAGATCTTAATTTTGATTTTGGACCTACTACGGGAGCACCCACTACCTTTACAAGTAACATTCCTAAGAAACTAGAAGGATTTACAACGACAAATAACAGTTTTAGATTTATTCCTTCTGGTAACAATAGAATTGTTTACGATGGCAAACAAGAAAGATTCTTTAATGTTAATGCGAGTTTATCTTTTCAAGGTGATATGCCAAATGATCGGTTTATTTTTTATTTAGCAAAAGGTGGTCCAGCACCTGGAAATCCCGCGGCTGTATTGAACGAAACTCGTGTTTGGAGACAGGTAATTACTGGTGGAGACCTTGGTGCTGTCCCAATAACAGGTGTAATTAATTTAGAACCAGGAGAGTATGTTGAGGTTTGGGTTCAGAGATTTAGTGGTAGTGGTAGGGTTCTAACAGTTTCTCTTAATCTGACCATTTTCTAATAAAATTTCGGTTTTAATTTCGCGAAAGCGAACTTCTATCCAGTATACATTCATAAAAAAAGTCCCTATGAATAATCAAAGAGACTTTTTGAAAATGACTTCTAACCGAAATCTATTTACTCATCGCCGCAAAATGCTTGTAAAAATGTGGGATGGTCTCTATACCTTTCAGATAATTCCATATACCAAAATGCTCATTAGGCGAGTGAATCGCATCGCTGTCAAGTCCAAAGCCCATCAGGATGGATTTGGAATTCAATTCTTTTTCAAACAGCGCGACGATAGGAATGGAACCACCACTGCGTTGTGGTATTGGTGTTTTCCCAAAGGTGTCTTTATAAGCAGCGCTGGCGGCCTGATAGCCT includes these proteins:
- a CDS encoding cell wall anchor protein, which gives rise to MKKSLFIFCFLCFVISFAQVGIGTAMPDPSALLDISSSTQGMLAPRMTTTQRLAIVSPANGLLVYDTDENRFFFYEDDSWSSLDPVKKRTNYKLVQSIADLTDELTAGSGSKYVLNTDFLYEINGTIIFDFPIDLNGAYIEGVDSSEDILVNNSSGSLFEGTSGGGLRNLTLSGNGKQLFDITGTATDLLLINNTVIAGASTVGTLSGLGTVFLSVTQYISNMDGLTIDNIDNFFVSNIFWTETNTGTFMEFTGSFEDLQMNGGRVVTDSGEIGIDVSANPNIVNDATLAELSFVGDGTFVEGYTVGSYTGFNFTNDWNVNCSGIPAETDVQATGDLNFDFGPTTGAPTTFTSNIPKKLEGFTTTNNSFRFIPSGNNRIVYDGKQERFFNVNASLSFQGDMPNDRFIFYLAKGGPAPGNPAAVLNETRVWRQVITGGDLGAVPITGVINLEPGEYVEVWVQRFSGSGRVLTVSLNLTIF